From a single Fusobacterium ulcerans ATCC 49185 genomic region:
- a CDS encoding class I SAM-dependent DNA methyltransferase: MYKYFSKIYDKFMEYSDYGAWEKVVEGLIAEGNPQGRDLLDIGCGTGELLLRMAKKYKCHGLDLSEGMLKVADRKLKHREVRLFLGDMVDFNTGFQYDIMIALFDTVNHILSTEELTSHFISVRNSLKDEGVYIFDVVDREFMEMMFPNDIFVDNRKDLTCIWEHEIEEGIDYIDATYFVKNSKGTFDKVTESYSKMIFTEKEIEDSIKESGLKLIRIIENDEIAGRRNVYLLKK; encoded by the coding sequence ATGTATAAATATTTTTCAAAAATCTATGATAAGTTTATGGAATATTCAGATTATGGAGCATGGGAAAAGGTAGTAGAAGGGCTTATCGCTGAAGGAAATCCTCAAGGAAGGGATTTGCTGGATATAGGGTGTGGGACTGGCGAGCTTCTTTTAAGAATGGCTAAAAAGTATAAATGCCACGGTCTGGATTTATCTGAAGGAATGCTTAAAGTAGCAGACAGAAAATTAAAACATAGAGAAGTCAGATTATTCCTTGGGGACATGGTAGATTTTAATACTGGTTTTCAATATGATATAATGATTGCTCTTTTTGATACAGTGAATCATATTTTATCTACAGAAGAACTTACAAGTCACTTTATAAGTGTAAGAAATTCTTTGAAAGATGAAGGGGTATATATTTTTGATGTTGTAGACAGAGAGTTTATGGAAATGATGTTTCCCAATGATATCTTTGTTGACAATAGAAAAGATTTAACTTGTATCTGGGAACATGAAATAGAAGAAGGAATAGACTACATAGATGCTACATATTTTGTAAAAAATTCTAAAGGAACTTTTGACAAAGTAACTGAAAGTTACAGCAAAATGATATTTACAGAAAAAGAGATTGAAGATTCAATAAAAGAATCTGGGCTTAAATTAATCAGAATTATAGAAAATGATGAGATTGCAGGCAGACGAAATGTTTATTTGTTAAAAAAATAA
- the atpA gene encoding F0F1 ATP synthase subunit alpha, whose product MKIRPEEVSSIIKNEIENYKKSLDIKTSGSVLEVGDGIARVYGLSSAMSGELLEFPHGVMGMALNLEEDNVGAVILGDFSLIKEGDEVRATGRVVSVPAGESLLGRVVNALGEPIDGKGEIKAEKYMEIERKASGIISRKPVFEPLQTGIKSIDGMVPIGRGQRELIIGDRQTGKTAIAIDAILNQKGTGVKCIYVAIGQKRSTVAQIYKKLEDAGAMEYTTIVAATASEAAPLQYMAPYSGVSMGEYFLDKGEHVLIVYDDLSKHAVAYREMSLLLKRPPGREAYPGDVFYLHSRLLERAAKLSDKLGGGSITALPIIETQAGDVSAYIPTNVISITDGQIFLDSQLFNSGFRPAINAGISVSRVGGSAQIKAMKQVASKVKLELAQYTELLTFAQFGSDLDKSTKAQLERGNRIMEVLKQPQYRPFPVEEQVVAFFAVINGYLDSVDVDKVRRFEDELLTELRNTTDILAEIKDKKALSKEMETKLGEAINAFKKNFN is encoded by the coding sequence TTGAAAATTAGGCCAGAAGAAGTAAGCAGCATAATCAAAAATGAGATTGAGAACTATAAAAAAAGTCTTGATATAAAAACTTCAGGATCTGTTTTAGAAGTAGGAGATGGTATAGCTAGAGTCTATGGATTGAGCAGTGCAATGTCAGGAGAGCTATTGGAATTTCCACATGGTGTTATGGGAATGGCATTGAACCTTGAAGAGGATAATGTAGGAGCAGTTATACTTGGAGACTTCTCTTTGATAAAAGAGGGAGATGAAGTAAGAGCAACTGGAAGAGTTGTTTCTGTTCCAGCTGGAGAATCTTTACTAGGAAGAGTAGTAAATGCTCTTGGAGAACCAATTGATGGAAAAGGTGAAATTAAAGCTGAAAAATACATGGAGATAGAGAGAAAAGCATCAGGTATTATCTCTAGAAAACCAGTATTTGAACCATTACAAACAGGAATTAAATCTATTGATGGTATGGTACCTATTGGTAGAGGACAAAGAGAACTTATAATTGGAGATAGACAAACAGGAAAAACAGCTATTGCTATTGATGCTATCCTTAACCAAAAGGGAACAGGAGTAAAATGTATCTATGTTGCAATTGGACAAAAAAGATCTACTGTTGCTCAAATCTATAAAAAACTGGAAGATGCAGGAGCTATGGAATATACAACTATAGTTGCAGCTACAGCATCTGAAGCGGCTCCATTACAATATATGGCTCCATATTCAGGAGTATCTATGGGAGAATATTTCCTAGATAAAGGGGAACATGTACTTATAGTATATGATGACCTATCAAAACATGCAGTAGCCTACAGAGAAATGTCACTACTGCTTAAAAGACCACCTGGAAGAGAAGCTTATCCAGGAGATGTATTCTATCTGCACTCAAGATTACTTGAAAGAGCAGCTAAATTATCTGATAAATTAGGTGGAGGATCTATAACAGCTCTTCCAATAATAGAAACACAGGCAGGAGATGTATCAGCATATATTCCTACAAACGTTATTTCTATAACTGATGGGCAGATATTTCTAGACTCTCAATTGTTCAACTCTGGATTCAGACCAGCTATAAATGCTGGTATATCTGTATCAAGGGTTGGAGGTTCTGCACAAATAAAAGCTATGAAACAGGTTGCTTCTAAAGTTAAACTTGAACTAGCTCAATATACAGAACTATTGACATTTGCACAATTTGGATCAGACCTTGATAAATCTACAAAGGCTCAGTTGGAAAGAGGTAACAGAATTATGGAAGTTCTAAAACAACCACAATATAGACCTTTCCCAGTTGAAGAACAGGTAGTTGCATTCTTTGCGGTTATCAATGGATATCTTGATTCTGTAGATGTTGATAAAGTAAGAAGATTTGAAGATGAACTTCTGACAGAGCTTAGAAATACTACAGATATCTTAGCTGAGATAAAAGATAAAAAAGCCCTGAGTAAAGAGATGGAAACAAAATTGGGAGAAGCTATCAACGCTTTCAAAAAAAACTTTAACTAG
- the glmM gene encoding phosphoglucosamine mutase, with the protein MRKYFGTDGIRGEANRELTVDIALRLGYALGYYLKQKKNNGKIKVIMGSDTRRSGYMLRSALTAGLNSMGVDIDFVGVISTPAVAHITKTKGADAGIMISASHNPAKDNGLKVFGPNGYKLPDETEAEIERLMDNYAEITKDAIAGDEVGRFKYAEDEYFLYRDHLLSCVKGDFTGMKIIVDTANGSAYRIARDVFLALGAEVVVINDAPNGRNINVKCGSTHPEILAKVVIGYEADLGLAYDGDADRLMAVDRNGNIIDGDKIIAVLALLMKKKGHLKGNKVVTTVMSNMGLENYLKENGIELLRANVGDRYVLEKMIGSEAAIGGEQSGHIILLEHATTGDGVLTSLKLVEALRDEKKYIDEMVKDIKDWPQKLINVTVDNKKKNIWNQNKNITDFIALKEKEMEGLGRVLVRTSGTEPLVRVMVEGKDMSMVEKVVNEIAEIVKKELA; encoded by the coding sequence ATGAGAAAATATTTTGGAACAGATGGTATCAGAGGAGAAGCAAACAGAGAACTTACAGTAGATATAGCACTCAGATTAGGGTATGCACTAGGATATTATCTTAAACAGAAAAAAAATAATGGAAAAATAAAAGTTATAATGGGAAGCGATACAAGAAGATCAGGATATATGCTGAGATCAGCTCTTACAGCAGGTTTAAACTCTATGGGAGTGGATATAGATTTCGTAGGAGTTATATCAACACCAGCAGTGGCTCATATAACTAAAACTAAAGGGGCAGATGCAGGAATAATGATATCAGCTTCTCATAATCCAGCAAAGGATAATGGACTTAAAGTATTCGGACCAAATGGATATAAACTTCCAGATGAAACAGAAGCAGAAATTGAAAGATTAATGGACAATTATGCTGAAATAACTAAAGATGCCATAGCTGGAGATGAAGTAGGAAGATTTAAATATGCAGAAGATGAATATTTCCTATATAGAGATCATCTTCTTTCATGTGTAAAAGGTGATTTTACTGGAATGAAAATAATAGTTGATACAGCTAATGGATCAGCATACAGAATAGCAAGAGATGTATTTTTAGCATTGGGAGCAGAGGTAGTAGTAATAAATGATGCGCCTAATGGAAGGAATATTAATGTAAAATGTGGTTCTACTCATCCAGAAATTCTTGCTAAAGTAGTTATAGGTTATGAGGCAGATTTAGGATTGGCATATGATGGTGATGCTGATAGACTTATGGCTGTTGACAGAAATGGAAACATAATAGATGGAGATAAGATAATAGCTGTTCTGGCCCTTTTAATGAAGAAAAAAGGACATTTAAAAGGAAATAAAGTAGTTACAACAGTAATGAGCAATATGGGACTTGAAAATTATCTAAAAGAAAATGGAATAGAATTATTAAGAGCAAATGTAGGAGACAGATATGTTTTGGAAAAGATGATAGGAAGTGAAGCTGCTATTGGTGGAGAACAGTCTGGACATATTATACTTTTAGAACATGCAACAACTGGAGATGGAGTACTTACATCACTTAAACTGGTTGAAGCATTGAGAGATGAAAAAAAATATATTGATGAGATGGTAAAAGATATAAAGGACTGGCCTCAAAAACTTATCAATGTAACAGTGGACAATAAAAAGAAAAATATCTGGAATCAGAATAAAAATATAACAGACTTTATAGCTCTGAAAGAAAAAGAGATGGAAGGACTGGGAAGAGTATTAGTAAGAACATCTGGAACTGAGCCATTGGTAAGAGTTATGGTAGAAGGGAAAGATATGTCTATGGTGGAAAAAGTAGTTAATGAAATTGCTGAAATAGTAAAAAAAGAATTAGCATAA
- the atpB gene encoding F0F1 ATP synthase subunit A, translated as MRLGAIEFVTPPLVEGPRIVFFLPLPEFLHKMPFAMEMANGGYGLPVTITVVTTWFIILVLFILFKLGTKKLEMIPGKAQIMLESVYDFLDAIIEQMLGSWKKKYFSYISTLFLFIFTSNIVTFFPIPWYSVENGVFQLAPAFRSPTADLNTTVGLALLTTFAFLKANISTNGFGGYLKGFIEPIPVMLPLNIVGEFAKPVNISVRLFGNMFAGGVIMGLLYMAAPAIVPAPLHLYFDLFMGLVQSFVFIMLSMVYIQGSLGDAEYTD; from the coding sequence ATGAGATTAGGAGCAATAGAGTTCGTAACACCCCCTTTGGTGGAAGGACCAAGAATTGTATTTTTTCTCCCTCTTCCTGAATTTCTTCATAAAATGCCATTTGCAATGGAAATGGCTAATGGAGGTTATGGTTTGCCAGTGACAATAACAGTTGTGACCACTTGGTTTATTATTTTGGTACTGTTTATTTTATTTAAGCTGGGAACTAAAAAATTGGAAATGATACCAGGAAAGGCTCAAATAATGCTGGAAAGTGTATATGACTTTTTAGATGCTATAATTGAGCAGATGCTGGGATCATGGAAGAAAAAGTATTTTTCCTACATATCAACACTTTTTTTATTTATATTTACATCTAACATAGTGACATTCTTTCCTATACCATGGTATTCAGTAGAGAATGGAGTATTTCAGTTAGCACCAGCTTTTAGATCACCTACAGCTGACTTGAATACTACAGTAGGATTGGCACTACTTACAACATTTGCTTTCCTAAAAGCAAATATATCAACAAATGGTTTTGGCGGATATCTGAAAGGATTTATTGAACCAATACCAGTTATGCTTCCTCTGAATATAGTTGGAGAGTTTGCAAAACCAGTTAATATTTCTGTCAGACTTTTCGGAAACATGTTCGCAGGTGGAGTTATCATGGGGCTTCTATATATGGCAGCACCAGCAATAGTTCCAGCACCTTTGCATTTGTACTTTGACTTATTTATGGGGTTGGTACAAAGTTTCGTATTCATCATGCTGAGTATGGTATATATCCAAGGCTCTTTGGGAGATGCGGAGTATACAGACTAG
- the atpG gene encoding ATP synthase F1 subunit gamma, translating into MAGAKEIKSRIKSVQSTHQITKAMEIVSTTKFKRFSALVTKSRPYAESIHNILSNIAAGVKSEKHPLFDGREEVRKIGVIVMTSDRGLCGGFNNNTLREMEKIMRNNSGKEVSVIAIGRKGREYCSKRKYDLKASYIQLIPETMGDKAKEISENIVEYYYNGIFDEVYMIYNKFVSALRSDLLVRKLIPIERVEATENTAYIFEPDAETILSALLPKYLNVEIYQALLNNTASEHSARKNSMKSATDNAEEMIKDLNLKYNRERQSAITQEITEIVGGAAALN; encoded by the coding sequence ATGGCTGGAGCTAAAGAGATAAAAAGCAGAATTAAAAGTGTTCAGTCTACTCACCAGATCACTAAAGCCATGGAAATTGTTTCTACTACAAAATTCAAAAGATTTTCAGCATTAGTAACTAAATCAAGACCTTATGCTGAAAGTATCCATAACATCTTGTCTAATATAGCAGCAGGAGTTAAGAGTGAAAAACACCCTCTTTTTGATGGAAGAGAAGAAGTCAGGAAGATAGGAGTAATAGTTATGACATCTGACAGAGGACTTTGTGGAGGATTTAATAACAACACTCTTAGAGAAATGGAAAAAATCATGAGAAATAATAGTGGAAAAGAGGTTTCAGTGATTGCTATAGGGAGAAAAGGAAGAGAGTACTGTTCTAAGAGAAAGTATGACCTGAAAGCAAGCTATATCCAACTTATTCCTGAAACAATGGGAGATAAGGCAAAAGAGATAAGTGAAAATATAGTTGAATATTACTATAATGGAATCTTTGATGAAGTGTATATGATCTATAATAAATTTGTATCAGCTTTGAGAAGTGACCTTTTAGTAAGAAAACTTATTCCTATAGAAAGAGTAGAAGCTACAGAAAATACAGCATATATTTTTGAACCAGATGCAGAAACTATTTTATCTGCACTTCTTCCTAAATATTTGAATGTTGAAATATATCAGGCTCTTTTGAATAATACTGCCAGTGAACATTCAGCAAGAAAAAATTCGATGAAGAGTGCTACAGATAATGCAGAAGAGATGATAAAAGATCTTAATCTGAAATATAATAGAGAGAGACAATCAGCTATTACTCAAGAAATAACTGAAATAGTTGGTGGAGCAGCAGCTCTAAATTAA
- the atpE gene encoding ATP synthase F0 subunit C, which yields MNEMLLAKTIVLAASAIGAGCAMIAGLGPGIGEGYAAGKAVEAVARQPEAKGNIISTMILGQAVAESTGIYSLVIALILLYANPFVGMLG from the coding sequence ATGAATGAAATGTTATTAGCAAAAACTATAGTATTAGCAGCATCAGCAATTGGAGCAGGTTGTGCAATGATAGCTGGATTAGGACCAGGAATTGGAGAAGGTTATGCAGCAGGTAAAGCAGTAGAAGCAGTAGCTAGACAACCAGAAGCAAAAGGTAATATTATCTCTACAATGATACTTGGACAAGCAGTTGCAGAGTCAACTGGTATTTACTCTCTAGTTATCGCTTTGATATTATTATATGCTAACCCTTTCGTAGGAATGTTAGGATAA
- the atpH gene encoding ATP synthase F1 subunit delta, translating to MIDNQVGRRYAEAIYEIAESTDKVKPIYEKLNALMELYKNDNEFKTFITHPLIEEDEKKKVLSSIFKDSDEGTLNIMFYILDKKRMENIRNIVAEYLKIYYEKNQILDVEATFAVEPSELQKEKLIEKLMKKTGKKINLEVKIDKSIIGGGIIKIGDQVTDGSIRKELNSLRKK from the coding sequence ATGATTGATAATCAAGTAGGAAGAAGATATGCAGAAGCTATCTATGAAATCGCTGAATCTACTGACAAAGTAAAACCCATTTATGAAAAGCTAAATGCTCTTATGGAATTATATAAAAATGATAATGAATTTAAAACTTTTATTACACATCCTCTTATTGAAGAAGATGAAAAGAAAAAAGTATTAAGTTCTATTTTTAAGGATTCTGATGAGGGGACTTTAAATATAATGTTCTATATTCTTGATAAAAAAAGAATGGAAAACATAAGAAACATTGTGGCAGAATATCTGAAAATATACTATGAAAAAAATCAGATACTTGATGTTGAAGCAACCTTTGCTGTTGAACCAAGTGAGCTGCAAAAAGAAAAATTAATAGAAAAATTAATGAAAAAAACAGGGAAAAAAATCAATCTTGAAGTTAAAATTGATAAATCTATCATAGGTGGAGGTATCATAAAAATAGGAGATCAGGTAACTGATGGATCTATACGTAAAGAATTGAATTCCCTAAGAAAAAAATAG
- the atpD gene encoding F0F1 ATP synthase subunit beta, protein MENKGTITQIISAVVDVSFKDQLPSIYNALKVKVGDKELVLEVQQHLGNNVIRAVAMDSTDGLQRGMEVIDTGSPIKVPVGKAVLGRILNVLGQPVDDGGPVETEEFLPIHRDAPSFEEQETETEIFETGIKVIDLLAPYIKGGKIGLFGGAGVGKTVLIMELINNIAKGHGGLSVFAGVGERTREGRDLYDEMTESGVLSKTSLVYGQMNEPPGARLRVGLTGLTIAENFRDKEGQDVLLFIDNIFRFTQAGSEVSALLGRMPSAVGYQPNLATEMGTLQERITSTKSGSITSVQAVYVPADDLTDPAPATTFSHLDATTVLSRNIASLGIYPAVDPLDSTSKALSAEVVGKEHYEVAREVQEVLQRYKELQDIIAILGMDELSDEDKLTVSRARKIQRFFSQPFSVAEQFTGMEGKYVTVKDTIRGFKEILEGKHDDIPEQAFLFVGTIEEAVAKGRDLMKGDE, encoded by the coding sequence GTGGAGAACAAAGGAACTATAACACAGATTATCAGTGCCGTTGTAGACGTGTCTTTTAAAGACCAGCTGCCTAGTATATATAATGCATTGAAAGTAAAAGTAGGAGATAAGGAACTTGTACTTGAAGTTCAACAGCATCTAGGTAACAATGTAATAAGAGCAGTAGCAATGGACTCTACTGATGGTCTGCAAAGAGGTATGGAAGTAATAGATACTGGTTCCCCTATAAAAGTACCAGTAGGGAAAGCGGTTCTTGGGAGAATATTAAACGTTCTAGGGCAGCCAGTTGATGATGGTGGACCTGTTGAAACTGAAGAATTTCTTCCTATACATAGAGATGCCCCAAGTTTTGAAGAGCAGGAAACAGAAACTGAGATCTTTGAAACAGGAATAAAAGTAATCGACTTATTGGCACCATATATAAAAGGTGGAAAAATTGGATTGTTTGGAGGAGCTGGAGTTGGGAAAACAGTTCTTATCATGGAGCTTATCAACAACATTGCTAAGGGACATGGAGGACTTTCAGTTTTTGCTGGAGTTGGAGAAAGAACAAGAGAAGGTAGAGACCTTTATGATGAAATGACTGAGTCAGGAGTTTTATCTAAGACATCTCTGGTTTATGGACAGATGAATGAACCACCTGGAGCAAGACTTAGAGTAGGGCTTACAGGTCTTACTATTGCAGAAAATTTTAGAGATAAAGAAGGACAAGACGTTCTTCTATTTATAGACAATATATTCAGATTTACTCAAGCAGGTTCTGAAGTATCAGCACTGTTAGGAAGAATGCCATCAGCTGTTGGATATCAACCTAACCTTGCTACAGAAATGGGAACTTTGCAAGAAAGAATCACTTCAACTAAATCAGGATCAATAACATCTGTGCAAGCAGTATATGTACCAGCAGATGACCTTACTGACCCTGCACCAGCAACTACATTCTCACACTTGGATGCAACTACAGTTTTATCTAGAAATATAGCTTCTCTAGGTATCTATCCAGCAGTTGATCCTCTTGATTCTACATCAAAAGCTTTATCAGCTGAAGTAGTAGGAAAAGAGCACTATGAGGTAGCCAGAGAAGTGCAGGAAGTTCTTCAAAGATATAAAGAACTTCAAGATATTATTGCTATCCTAGGTATGGATGAATTGTCTGATGAAGATAAACTTACAGTATCAAGAGCTAGAAAAATTCAAAGATTCTTCTCTCAACCATTCTCTGTTGCTGAACAGTTTACTGGAATGGAAGGAAAATATGTTACTGTAAAAGATACTATCAGAGGATTTAAAGAAATCCTTGAAGGTAAACATGATGATATCCCTGAACAAGCTTTCCTATTTGTAGGAACTATAGAGGAGGCAGTGGCTAAAGGAAGAGACCTTATGAAAGGGGATGAATAA
- a CDS encoding ATPase, protein MNDIKRIFKRAAVTTVIILIYGVLVKSEYVYLGMFSGSVMSIFVFYLLCLDIKSIAASESVSRKRGFIGYAKRYAIYGVYLGVMAHFFGLPMLLGSAIGLLNVKANILLIILSENILKLRDKYLR, encoded by the coding sequence ATGAATGATATAAAAAGAATTTTTAAAAGAGCAGCAGTGACAACAGTCATTATTCTTATATATGGAGTATTAGTAAAAAGTGAATATGTTTATCTGGGAATGTTTTCAGGTAGTGTGATGTCTATTTTTGTATTCTATTTGCTTTGTCTTGATATAAAATCCATAGCTGCTTCTGAAAGTGTTTCGAGAAAAAGGGGTTTTATAGGTTATGCAAAAAGATATGCCATTTATGGAGTATATCTTGGTGTGATGGCTCATTTTTTTGGGCTGCCCATGTTATTAGGTTCAGCAATAGGGTTATTGAATGTGAAGGCAAATATTCTTTTAATAATTCTTTCTGAAAATATATTGAAGCTTAGAGATAAATATCTAAGATGA
- the atpF gene encoding F0F1 ATP synthase subunit B: MATTIMPAVSIDVNMFWQIINFFILVFVFNKYFKKPLGKMLETRKAKITSDLNDANANKEAAMKLQKEAEELLKKAKFQANEILKTAEHKADERREYILSEAKDQRDKIIKNAELEAVKMKSDVRKELQDEVKDLAVRLAEKLIEEKINPKLESTLIDEFIEEVGEER; this comes from the coding sequence TTGGCGACAACAATTATGCCAGCAGTATCGATAGATGTCAATATGTTCTGGCAGATAATCAACTTTTTTATACTTGTCTTTGTATTTAATAAATATTTCAAGAAACCTTTGGGAAAAATGCTTGAGACAAGAAAAGCAAAAATAACAAGCGATTTAAATGATGCTAATGCAAATAAAGAAGCAGCAATGAAACTTCAAAAAGAAGCAGAAGAATTACTGAAAAAAGCTAAATTTCAAGCAAATGAAATCCTGAAAACAGCTGAACATAAAGCTGATGAAAGAAGAGAATACATCTTGAGCGAAGCTAAAGATCAAAGAGATAAGATCATAAAAAATGCTGAACTTGAAGCTGTTAAAATGAAATCAGATGTAAGAAAAGAACTTCAGGATGAGGTAAAAGATTTAGCTGTGAGATTAGCTGAAAAGCTGATTGAAGAAAAAATAAATCCTAAACTTGAGTCTACCTTAATAGATGAGTTTATAGAAGAGGTAGGGGAAGAAAGATGA
- a CDS encoding Gx transporter family protein: MKENRREIYLTALVLLALYLSLAENFIPKPFPWMKIGLSNIAVLIALEKFDSKLAIEVVLLRIFIQALMLGTLFTPGFIISLSAGGATTLFMVGLYKFRKYLSLLAISSLSAFLHNMIQLIVVYFLIFRNITLYSKSIMMFVWGFLAIGVGAGIVTGFIGEKLNLRRGNKL; encoded by the coding sequence ATGAAGGAAAACAGACGAGAGATATATTTAACCGCCTTAGTTTTACTTGCATTGTATCTTTCTCTGGCAGAAAATTTTATTCCAAAACCTTTTCCTTGGATGAAAATAGGATTATCCAATATAGCTGTTTTGATAGCTCTTGAAAAATTTGATTCTAAGCTTGCGATTGAGGTCGTACTGCTTAGAATCTTTATTCAGGCTCTTATGCTAGGAACTCTTTTCACCCCCGGTTTTATAATAAGTTTATCAGCTGGAGGAGCAACTACTTTATTTATGGTTGGACTTTATAAATTCAGGAAATACCTTTCTCTTTTGGCAATCAGTTCTCTTTCCGCCTTTCTTCACAATATGATTCAACTTATAGTCGTATATTTTCTTATCTTTAGGAATATTACCCTGTATTCAAAATCTATAATGATGTTTGTATGGGGCTTTTTGGCTATAGGTGTAGGGGCAGGAATTGTAACAGGCTTTATTGGAGAAAAATTAAATTTAAGAAGAGGTAATAAATTATGA
- the purB gene encoding adenylosuccinate lyase: MNMNIYSNPLAERYSSKEMLENFSPDKKFSTWRKLWIALAESEKELGLHITDEQIEEMKANIYNIDYELAAKKESEFRHDVMAHVHTFGTQAPKAMPIIHLGATSAFVGDNTDLIQIKDGLDIVKTKLVNVISEMSKFAMEYRNLPTLGFTHFQAAQLTTVGKRATLWLQSLLLDLEELEFREKTLRFRGVKGTTGTQASFKELFNDDFSKVKALDEKITEKMGFNKRFLVTGQTYDRKVDSEVMNLLANIAQSAHKFTNDLRLLQHLKEVEEPFEKSQIGSSAMAYKRNPMRSERISSLAKFVIALQQSTAMTAATQWFERTLDDSANKRLSLPQAFLAIDAILIIWKNVLDGLVVYPKMIEKRIMSELPFMSTEYIIMECVKNGGDRQELHERIRVHSMEAGKMVKIEGKENDLIERILNDKYFNLDKDRLLEILSPKNFIGFAPEQTEEFINIEVKPILERYSDKLGMEAALRV, translated from the coding sequence ATGAATATGAATATTTATTCAAACCCTTTAGCAGAAAGATATAGTTCAAAGGAGATGCTTGAAAATTTTTCACCTGACAAGAAATTTTCTACTTGGAGAAAACTTTGGATAGCTTTGGCTGAATCTGAAAAAGAACTAGGACTGCATATAACTGATGAACAGATAGAAGAGATGAAAGCTAATATTTATAATATCGATTACGAGCTTGCAGCAAAAAAAGAGTCTGAATTTAGACATGATGTAATGGCACATGTACATACATTTGGGACACAAGCTCCAAAAGCTATGCCTATTATCCATCTTGGTGCTACAAGCGCATTTGTAGGAGATAACACAGACCTTATTCAGATAAAAGATGGACTTGATATAGTTAAAACTAAGCTTGTAAACGTAATATCTGAAATGTCAAAATTTGCTATGGAATATAGAAATCTTCCAACATTGGGATTTACTCATTTTCAGGCAGCTCAATTAACTACAGTAGGTAAAAGAGCTACTCTGTGGCTTCAAAGTCTTCTGCTTGATCTAGAAGAACTTGAATTCAGAGAGAAAACTTTAAGATTCAGAGGAGTTAAAGGTACAACTGGAACACAAGCAAGTTTTAAAGAACTATTTAATGATGATTTTTCTAAAGTAAAAGCTTTAGACGAGAAAATAACGGAAAAAATGGGATTTAATAAAAGATTCCTTGTTACAGGACAGACTTATGATAGAAAAGTTGATTCAGAAGTGATGAATCTTCTTGCCAATATAGCTCAGTCAGCTCATAAATTTACAAATGATTTAAGACTTTTACAACATCTGAAAGAAGTAGAAGAACCATTTGAAAAAAGTCAAATTGGGTCATCAGCTATGGCTTATAAAAGAAATCCAATGAGAAGTGAGAGAATATCTTCTCTTGCAAAATTTGTAATAGCTCTTCAGCAAAGTACAGCTATGACAGCAGCTACTCAATGGTTTGAAAGAACTCTTGATGATTCAGCTAATAAAAGATTATCCCTGCCTCAAGCTTTCTTGGCAATAGATGCTATATTGATAATCTGGAAAAATGTTCTGGATGGATTAGTAGTTTATCCAAAAATGATAGAAAAACGTATAATGTCTGAACTTCCATTTATGTCTACAGAATATATTATAATGGAATGTGTAAAAAATGGAGGAGACAGACAGGAACTTCATGAAAGAATAAGAGTTCATTCTATGGAAGCAGGAAAAATGGTAAAAATAGAAGGTAAAGAAAATGATCTTATAGAGAGAATATTAAATGATAAATATTTCAATTTAGATAAAGATAGATTGCTGGAAATTTTATCTCCTAAGAATTTTATAGGTTTTGCACCTGAACAGACAGAAGAATTTATAAATATAGAAGTAAAACCAATCTTAGAAAGATATAGTGATAAACTAGGAATGGAAGCAGCACTAAGGGTATAG
- a CDS encoding AtpZ/AtpI family protein, producing the protein MKWITKELIKNFSLLGYLGFLIAGNILLYIFIYKMIEKYFFKSTILFILLLLIGIVSGFYSAYKLIMKK; encoded by the coding sequence ATGAAATGGATAACTAAAGAATTAATTAAGAATTTCTCATTACTAGGGTATCTTGGCTTTTTAATAGCTGGAAATATCCTACTTTATATATTTATATATAAAATGATTGAGAAGTATTTTTTTAAAAGCACGATATTATTTATTCTACTGCTTTTAATAGGTATAGTAAGCGGCTTTTACAGTGCATATAAGCTGATAATGAAAAAGTAG